In Pseudoxanthomonas sp., one genomic interval encodes:
- a CDS encoding formimidoylglutamate deiminase, with the protein MSNPDSTAGLATAVDGGWRVPGIANLHSHAFQRVMAGLAERQTHPEDSFWTWREIMYRFAARMDPDSTYAVAAQLYAEMLEAGYTSVCEFHYVHHQPDGTPYADRAAMSKALIAAARDTGIRLTLLPVLYMTGGFDGRELSARQRRFGHTVEAFLRLLQDLHPLQDASLRIGCAFHSLRAVPEMAMREVLATLPADAPLHLHIAEQVGEVQDCLAVRDARPVEWLLREFAVDCRWTLVHATHLTQEEARGIASSGATVAICPTTEANLGDGLFPLRDYLQAGGRWGIGSDSHVSVSPVEELRWLEYGQRLVTRHRNIAVTAASPSVGETLLCGVRDSAADATGFRHAADDTVLLDAEAPALVGATPEDLVDRWLFAGNRPLVKRVRVAGREVVADGQHVQREGIARRYGETLRRLLRD; encoded by the coding sequence ATGTCGAATCCCGATTCCACCGCAGGCCTGGCCACCGCTGTCGACGGCGGCTGGCGCGTGCCCGGCATCGCCAACCTGCATTCGCACGCGTTCCAGCGCGTCATGGCGGGCCTGGCGGAACGGCAGACGCATCCGGAAGACAGTTTCTGGACCTGGCGCGAGATCATGTACCGCTTCGCCGCGCGCATGGATCCGGACAGCACGTATGCCGTCGCCGCCCAGCTGTACGCGGAGATGCTGGAAGCCGGCTATACCAGCGTGTGCGAGTTCCACTACGTCCACCACCAGCCGGATGGCACGCCGTACGCCGACCGCGCCGCCATGTCGAAGGCGCTGATCGCCGCCGCCCGCGACACCGGCATCCGCCTGACGCTGCTGCCGGTGCTGTACATGACCGGCGGCTTCGACGGACGCGAGCTGTCCGCGCGCCAGCGACGCTTCGGCCACACCGTGGAGGCCTTCCTCCGGCTGCTGCAGGACCTGCACCCGCTGCAGGACGCATCGCTGCGCATCGGCTGCGCGTTCCACAGCCTGCGCGCCGTGCCGGAGATGGCCATGCGCGAGGTACTTGCGACGCTGCCGGCCGATGCGCCGCTCCATCTCCATATCGCCGAACAGGTGGGCGAAGTGCAGGACTGCCTGGCGGTGCGCGATGCGCGTCCCGTGGAGTGGCTGCTGCGCGAGTTCGCCGTCGATTGTCGCTGGACGCTGGTGCACGCCACGCATCTGACGCAGGAAGAAGCGCGGGGCATCGCATCGAGCGGTGCCACCGTGGCGATCTGTCCGACGACCGAGGCCAACCTGGGCGATGGCCTTTTCCCGCTGCGCGACTACCTGCAGGCCGGCGGACGCTGGGGTATCGGCTCGGATTCGCACGTGTCCGTCTCGCCGGTGGAGGAGTTGCGTTGGCTTGAGTACGGCCAGCGCCTGGTCACGCGTCACCGCAACATCGCGGTGACGGCGGCCTCGCCGAGCGTCGGCGAAACGCTGCTTTGCGGGGTTCGGGACAGTGCGGCGGATGCCACCGGTTTCCGGCATGCGGCGGACGATACGGTGCTGCTGGATGCGGAGGCGCCCGCGCTCGTCGGGGCCACGCCGGAGGACCTGGTGGATCGCTGGCTGTTCGCCGGCAACCGGCCGCTGGTGAAGCGGGTGCGCGTGGCGGGTCGAGAGGTGGTCGCCGACGGTCAGCATGTGCAGCGTGAGGGCATCGCGCGCCGCTATGGCGAAACGCTGCGGCGCCTGCTGCGCGACTGA
- the hutI gene encoding imidazolonepropionase, translating into MDARWDGVLVNARLVTLVGDVSYGAVEDGALGWRDGMLVFTGPRAALPAAPDALADEVIDAQGDWVTPGLVDCHTHIVFGGDRAGEFEQRLQGASYEDIARAGGGIVSTVRATRAASEDDLLAQSLPRARALRDDGVTTLEIKSGYGLDLENERKMLRVARRIGEVLGITVRTTFLGAHALPPEYAGRADDYVSAVCDWLPILHADGLVDAVDAFCERIGFTAAQTRRVFETARALGLPVKLHADQLSDGGGAALVAGFGGLSADHVEYTSDAGVAAMKQAGSVAVLLPGAFHVLRETTLPPLDAFRAHAVPMAVATDCNPGTSPLQSLRLAMSLACTHFRLTPEEALRGATVHAAQALGFADRGRLLAGQRADFVCWRIDRPAQLAYWLGGDLVSAVYVGGRAVAAI; encoded by the coding sequence ATGGACGCGCGTTGGGACGGCGTACTGGTAAACGCCCGCCTCGTCACCCTCGTCGGTGACGTGAGTTATGGCGCGGTCGAGGACGGCGCCTTGGGGTGGCGCGACGGCATGCTGGTCTTCACAGGTCCTCGTGCTGCCTTGCCGGCAGCGCCCGATGCACTGGCGGACGAGGTGATCGATGCGCAGGGCGACTGGGTCACGCCCGGCCTGGTCGATTGCCATACGCACATCGTGTTCGGCGGCGACCGCGCCGGCGAGTTCGAACAGCGCCTGCAGGGCGCGAGCTACGAAGACATCGCGCGCGCCGGCGGCGGCATCGTCTCGACCGTCCGCGCCACCCGCGCCGCCAGCGAGGACGACCTGCTCGCGCAATCGCTGCCGCGCGCACGCGCGTTGCGCGACGACGGCGTGACCACGCTGGAAATCAAGTCCGGCTACGGCCTGGACCTGGAGAACGAGCGCAAGATGCTGCGCGTGGCGCGCAGGATCGGCGAGGTCCTGGGCATCACCGTGCGCACGACGTTCCTCGGCGCGCACGCACTGCCGCCGGAGTATGCCGGCCGCGCCGACGACTACGTTTCCGCCGTCTGCGACTGGCTGCCGATCCTGCACGCCGACGGTCTGGTCGATGCGGTGGACGCGTTCTGCGAGCGCATCGGCTTCACCGCTGCGCAGACGCGGCGCGTGTTCGAGACCGCACGCGCGCTGGGGCTGCCGGTGAAGCTGCACGCGGACCAGTTGAGCGACGGCGGCGGCGCGGCGCTGGTGGCCGGCTTCGGCGGCCTTTCCGCCGACCATGTGGAATACACGTCGGACGCCGGCGTGGCCGCGATGAAGCAGGCCGGCAGTGTGGCCGTGCTGCTGCCCGGTGCGTTCCATGTCCTGCGCGAAACGACGCTGCCGCCACTGGACGCGTTCCGTGCCCACGCCGTGCCGATGGCGGTCGCCACCGACTGCAATCCCGGCACCTCGCCCCTGCAGTCGCTGCGGCTGGCGATGTCGCTGGCCTGCACTCACTTCCGCCTGACGCCGGAAGAAGCCCTGCGCGGCGCCACGGTGCATGCGGCGCAGGCGCTGGGCTTCGCCGATCGCGGGCGCCTGCTCGCGGGACAGCGGGCGGACTTCGTCTGCTGGCGGATCGACCGACCCGCGCAACTGGCGTACTGGCTGGGCGGAGACCTGGTGTCGGCCGTGTACGTGGGCGGTCGCGCGGTCGCGGCGATCTAG
- a CDS encoding 30S ribosomal protein THX, translating to MGKGDRKTAKGKRYSSSYGNARKHTVAKASVAATATAKKAVVKAPAKKAVAKKAVAKA from the coding sequence ATGGGCAAGGGTGATCGCAAGACGGCCAAGGGCAAGCGCTATTCGTCCAGCTACGGCAATGCGCGCAAGCACACCGTCGCCAAGGCGTCCGTGGCCGCTACCGCCACCGCCAAGAAGGCCGTGGTGAAGGCGCCGGCGAAGAAGGCCGTCGCCAAGAAGGCCGTCGCCAAGGCCTGA
- a CDS encoding MerC domain-containing protein produces the protein MKRSFRHFLDRLGAAGSLICAVHCAVVPLLLALAPSLGLSLWLGESLEEVFVVFVTVLGAFSLIWGYRRHRVFRALGMLLVGLAALWAGVLYAPLHESVVPHAIVMTIGGMLVGLAHLLNLRLNHWHVHDASCAH, from the coding sequence ATGAAGCGTTCGTTCCGCCATTTTCTCGATCGACTCGGTGCCGCCGGATCGCTGATCTGCGCCGTGCATTGCGCGGTCGTGCCGTTGCTGCTGGCGCTCGCGCCCTCCCTGGGCCTGTCGCTGTGGCTGGGCGAGAGCCTGGAGGAAGTCTTCGTCGTGTTCGTGACCGTCCTCGGTGCCTTCAGCCTGATCTGGGGCTACCGCCGGCATCGCGTGTTCCGGGCCCTGGGCATGCTGCTGGTCGGCCTGGCGGCACTGTGGGCGGGCGTGCTGTACGCGCCGTTGCACGAATCGGTGGTGCCGCACGCCATCGTGATGACGATCGGCGGCATGCTGGTCGGCCTGGCGCACCTGCTGAACCTGCGCCTGAACCACTGGCACGTCCACGACGCCAGCTGCGCGCACTGA
- a CDS encoding TonB-dependent receptor has protein sequence MPSPRRPAPRPLALALALALASPAAFAQTDGDANAKDLDAVVVTASPLKGNAESVATPVDVLYGEELDQAKAGTLGETVAKLPGVQTTYFGTGVGRPIIRGQEGPRVQVLSGGLGSMDASTVSADHAVSIEPFLADQIEVLKGPATLLFGSGAIGGAVNVVDGRLAESIPDQPLSGRAEVRGNTVNDERTGMFRLDGVNGNWVLHVDGLVRDTDDYDIPGVAILHDHEEGEEHEEEPQPDGTLPNSSVRTRAGALGATYLGDRGYFGLAASTYRTDYGIPAGAHVHGEDDHDHDHDGEEDHDHEEHEEGPVRIDMVQNRLDMKAGVYNPVSFLESINLRAAWNDYEHVELEGDEIGTRFTNEGYDARLEAVQKTWNGWRGAFGLQFGSTDFTAVGEEAFVPSTITDTLGLFVLQQKDFGPWKLELGGRYDQVKLKPEDRASTDFDAINLSAAAIWRLSDGFDLRFGLDRSERAPTNEELFAGGTHVATQSIEIGDTALDTEKGVRAEIGAHWHTDRVDLKLAVYQTRFKDFIYLTDTGVEEEGYPVRLWTQDDATFTGAEAEAKIQIADTTAGVWDLRLYGDYVRAELDGSGMRTVAFEVPHGDHTHGYEVEIAQGGYLPRISPMRVGADLGWSLGGWRASLGAVRYGKQDDVAQNEAPSDAYTLVDAHLAYRWDRPASSWEVFLDGSNLTDEEARPHTSLLRDYAPLPGRGVAFGIRAYF, from the coding sequence ATGCCTTCACCCCGCCGTCCCGCCCCCCGCCCGCTCGCCCTCGCGCTCGCCCTGGCACTCGCCTCCCCCGCCGCGTTCGCCCAGACCGACGGCGACGCGAACGCCAAGGACCTCGACGCCGTCGTGGTCACCGCCTCTCCGTTGAAGGGCAACGCCGAGTCCGTCGCCACGCCCGTCGACGTGCTGTACGGCGAGGAGCTGGACCAGGCCAAGGCCGGCACCCTCGGCGAAACCGTGGCGAAGCTGCCGGGCGTGCAGACCACCTACTTCGGTACCGGCGTCGGCCGTCCGATCATCCGCGGCCAGGAAGGCCCGCGCGTGCAGGTGCTGTCCGGCGGCCTCGGCTCCATGGATGCCTCCACGGTCAGCGCCGACCATGCGGTCAGCATCGAACCCTTCCTCGCCGACCAGATCGAGGTGCTGAAGGGTCCGGCCACCCTGCTGTTCGGCAGCGGCGCCATCGGCGGCGCGGTCAACGTGGTGGACGGACGCCTGGCCGAGTCGATTCCCGACCAGCCGCTGAGCGGGCGCGCCGAAGTGCGCGGCAACACGGTCAACGACGAGCGCACCGGCATGTTCCGCCTCGATGGCGTGAACGGGAACTGGGTGCTGCATGTCGACGGCCTGGTCCGCGACACCGACGACTACGACATCCCCGGCGTCGCCATCCTGCACGACCACGAGGAAGGCGAGGAGCACGAAGAGGAACCGCAGCCCGACGGCACGCTGCCCAACAGCTCGGTCAGGACCAGGGCCGGCGCGCTCGGCGCCACCTACCTCGGCGACCGCGGCTACTTCGGCCTGGCCGCCAGCACCTACCGCACCGACTACGGCATTCCCGCCGGTGCGCACGTGCATGGCGAGGACGACCATGACCACGACCACGACGGCGAAGAAGACCACGACCATGAGGAGCACGAGGAAGGTCCCGTGCGCATCGACATGGTGCAGAACCGCCTGGACATGAAGGCGGGCGTGTACAACCCGGTCTCCTTCCTGGAAAGCATCAACCTGCGCGCCGCCTGGAACGACTACGAGCACGTGGAGCTCGAGGGCGACGAGATCGGCACGCGCTTCACCAACGAAGGCTACGACGCGCGCCTGGAAGCGGTGCAGAAGACCTGGAACGGCTGGCGCGGCGCGTTCGGCCTGCAGTTCGGCAGCACCGATTTCACTGCCGTCGGCGAAGAGGCCTTCGTCCCGTCCACCATCACCGACACGCTGGGCCTGTTCGTGCTGCAGCAGAAGGATTTCGGCCCGTGGAAGCTGGAACTGGGCGGGCGCTACGACCAGGTCAAGCTGAAGCCGGAAGACCGCGCGTCCACCGATTTCGATGCGATCAACCTGTCGGCGGCCGCCATCTGGCGCCTGAGCGACGGCTTCGACCTGCGCTTCGGCCTGGACCGCTCCGAGCGCGCACCGACCAACGAGGAGCTGTTCGCCGGCGGCACGCACGTGGCCACGCAGTCCATCGAAATCGGCGACACCGCGCTCGACACCGAGAAGGGCGTGCGCGCGGAGATCGGCGCGCACTGGCACACCGACCGCGTGGACCTGAAGCTCGCCGTGTACCAGACCAGGTTCAAGGACTTCATCTACCTCACCGATACCGGCGTGGAGGAAGAGGGTTATCCCGTGCGCCTGTGGACGCAGGACGATGCGACCTTCACCGGCGCCGAGGCCGAAGCGAAGATCCAGATCGCCGACACCACCGCCGGCGTGTGGGACCTGCGCCTGTACGGCGACTACGTGCGCGCGGAACTCGATGGCAGCGGCATGCGCACGGTGGCCTTCGAGGTGCCGCATGGCGACCACACCCACGGCTACGAAGTGGAGATCGCGCAGGGCGGCTACCTGCCGCGCATCTCGCCGATGCGCGTGGGCGCCGACCTGGGCTGGTCGCTGGGTGGCTGGCGCGCCTCGCTGGGCGCGGTGCGCTACGGCAAGCAGGACGATGTGGCGCAGAACGAAGCGCCGAGCGACGCCTACACCCTGGTGGACGCGCACCTGGCCTATCGCTGGGACCGCCCGGCGTCGAGCTGGGAAGTGTTCCTGGATGGCAGCAACCTGACCGACGAGGAAGCCCGTCCGCATACCTCGCTGCTGCGTGACTACGCGCCGCTGCCGGGCCGGGGCGTGGCGTTCGGCATCCGCGCCTACTTCTGA
- a CDS encoding MarR family winged helix-turn-helix transcriptional regulator, with amino-acid sequence MPATTAPTTPSVCTCFRLRRASRRVTQVYDHELAAVGLSLNQYSILRRSEREPRALGELADELGMDRTTLTRNLSPLVDAGLVATVRGDDARRRMIGLTPAGRDRLARAKPRWRRAQDVIDAMLGDTGIERLHGDLDRLDDLLREHLGDAT; translated from the coding sequence ATGCCTGCCACGACCGCCCCCACCACACCCAGCGTGTGCACCTGCTTCCGCCTCCGCCGCGCCAGCCGTCGGGTGACGCAGGTGTACGACCACGAACTGGCGGCCGTCGGCCTGAGCCTCAACCAGTACTCGATCCTGCGCCGCAGCGAGCGCGAACCGCGCGCGTTGGGCGAGCTGGCCGACGAACTGGGCATGGACCGCACCACGCTCACCCGCAACCTGTCGCCACTGGTCGACGCCGGCCTGGTGGCGACGGTCCGCGGCGATGATGCCCGCCGGCGCATGATCGGCCTCACACCCGCGGGCCGCGACCGGCTTGCCCGCGCAAAGCCGCGCTGGCGGCGTGCGCAGGACGTCATCGACGCGATGCTTGGGGACACCGGTATCGAGCGACTGCACGGCGATCTCGATCGCTTGGATGACCTCCTGCGCGAACATCTGGGAGACGCCACATGA
- a CDS encoding MFS transporter — protein sequence MSTAAGATGSRMHWGLLLAASATLMITMGARQTTGLFVAPIHQDTGIGIAAISFALAIGQFTWGAVQPVFGAIADKRGSTGVLVLGAVLLALGLALTPHLTSPWGLMFTLGLLTAAGAGAGSFSILIGATAQQLAPEKRSFAAGFINAGGSLGQFVFAPLVQAVIALAGWASAMYTLAVASLLAIPLAFPLRRKKAPDAAAPPATAIGDITLKHQIAIALRDRSYWMLHLGFFTCGLHIAFLVTHLPGEIALCGLSPSVSAASIALIGLFNVAGSLVAGALGQRMRMKWILAAMYASRAAMIALYLMAPPTPLTFYVFAAALGFTWLATVPPTAGLVGKLFGPRYLGTLFGLTLLSHQIGGFFGAWLGGLALERFGDYTWMWYADMALALIAAVANLPIREASPKAVPAAA from the coding sequence ATGAGTACCGCCGCAGGCGCGACCGGATCGCGCATGCACTGGGGCCTGCTGCTCGCCGCCTCGGCAACCCTGATGATCACCATGGGCGCACGCCAGACGACGGGCCTGTTCGTCGCGCCGATCCATCAGGACACCGGCATCGGCATCGCCGCCATCAGCTTCGCGCTGGCGATCGGCCAGTTCACCTGGGGCGCGGTGCAGCCGGTGTTCGGCGCCATCGCCGACAAGCGCGGTTCCACCGGCGTCCTCGTGCTGGGCGCCGTGCTGCTCGCGCTGGGCCTGGCGCTGACCCCGCACCTGACTTCACCGTGGGGCCTGATGTTTACGCTGGGCCTGCTGACGGCCGCCGGTGCGGGCGCCGGGAGTTTCTCGATCCTGATCGGCGCCACCGCGCAGCAGCTTGCGCCGGAGAAGCGCTCGTTCGCCGCGGGCTTCATCAATGCCGGCGGGTCGCTGGGACAGTTCGTGTTCGCGCCGCTGGTGCAGGCGGTCATCGCGTTGGCGGGCTGGGCCAGCGCGATGTACACGCTCGCGGTCGCCTCGCTGCTGGCGATTCCCCTGGCCTTTCCGCTGCGCAGGAAGAAGGCGCCAGACGCCGCCGCGCCCCCTGCGACCGCCATCGGCGACATCACGCTGAAGCATCAGATCGCCATCGCGTTGCGCGACCGCAGCTACTGGATGCTGCACCTCGGCTTCTTCACCTGCGGCTTGCACATCGCCTTCCTGGTGACGCACCTGCCGGGCGAGATCGCGCTGTGCGGCCTGTCGCCGAGCGTGTCGGCGGCATCGATCGCGCTGATCGGCCTGTTCAATGTCGCCGGCAGCCTGGTCGCCGGTGCGCTGGGTCAGCGGATGCGGATGAAGTGGATCCTCGCGGCGATGTACGCCAGCCGCGCGGCGATGATCGCGCTGTACCTGATGGCGCCGCCGACGCCGCTGACGTTCTACGTATTCGCGGCCGCGCTGGGCTTCACCTGGCTGGCGACCGTGCCGCCGACGGCGGGCCTGGTCGGCAAGCTGTTCGGCCCGCGCTACCTTGGCACGCTGTTCGGGCTGACGCTGCTGTCGCACCAGATCGGCGGCTTCTTCGGCGCGTGGTTGGGTGGACTGGCGCTGGAGCGCTTCGGCGACTACACGTGGATGTGGTACGCCGACATGGCGCTGGCATTGATCGCGGCCGTGGCGAACCTGCCGATCCGCGAGGCGTCGCCGAAAGCGGTGCCGGCAGCGGCTTGA
- a CDS encoding Fur family transcriptional regulator has protein sequence MPNAHACTDPHHHVHDAKAFVAAVEHACHERGLRLTPIRARVLQLIAEAGKPVKAYELLDWVRATKGVGADAPPTVYRALDFLMANGFVHKLESVNAFVACHHPNSAQHSVPFLICDRCHSAVELEDRDVVAALDARAKALGFQPQAQTLEVHGLCARCAAA, from the coding sequence ATGCCGAACGCCCACGCCTGCACCGACCCGCACCACCACGTCCACGACGCCAAGGCGTTCGTGGCGGCGGTCGAGCACGCGTGCCATGAGCGTGGCCTGCGGCTGACACCGATCCGCGCCCGCGTGCTGCAGTTGATCGCCGAAGCCGGCAAGCCGGTCAAAGCCTACGAGCTGCTGGACTGGGTACGCGCCACCAAGGGCGTCGGCGCCGATGCGCCGCCCACCGTGTACCGGGCGCTGGATTTCCTGATGGCCAACGGCTTCGTGCACAAGCTCGAGTCCGTGAACGCCTTCGTCGCCTGCCACCATCCCAACAGCGCCCAGCACTCCGTGCCGTTCCTCATCTGCGACCGCTGCCACAGTGCGGTGGAGCTGGAGGACCGTGACGTGGTCGCCGCGCTCGATGCACGTGCGAAAGCGCTGGGTTTCCAGCCGCAGGCGCAGACGCTGGAAGTGCACGGACTGTGCGCACGCTGCGCGGCGGCGTGA
- the gltX gene encoding glutamate--tRNA ligase — protein MACRTRFAPSPTGYLHIGGARTALYCWLEARHRGGDFILRIEDTDRERSTQAAIDAILDAMDWLGLNYDEGPVYQTQRIERYREVAEQLVAAGKAYYAYETREELDAMREAAMAKQEKPRYNGAAREQNLPRRDDPNRVIRFKNPLDGVVAFDDLIKGRIEIANSELDDMVIFRPDGYPTYNFAVVVDDWDMGITEVIRGDDHINNTPRQINIYEALGAPVPKFAHMPMILDEEGAKLSKRTGAADVMQYRDAGYLPHALINYLARLGWSHGDQELFSRQELIDLFDVKDVNSKAARLDMAKLGWVNQHYLKTDAPADIAPHLVYQLQKLGVDLAAGPAPADVVVALRDRVQTLKDMAEKAVVWYQPLTTYDDAAVAKHLGAAARAPLAKARESLAALAEWSAESVSTALHEAAAALELGMGKVAQPLRVAITGTQVSPDISQTVYLAGRDEALKRIDAALIKCGTVA, from the coding sequence ATGGCCTGCCGTACCCGCTTCGCCCCCAGTCCTACCGGCTACCTGCACATCGGCGGCGCACGCACGGCGCTCTATTGCTGGCTGGAAGCCCGCCATCGCGGCGGCGATTTCATCCTGCGCATCGAGGATACCGACCGCGAGCGCAGCACGCAGGCCGCCATCGACGCGATCCTCGATGCGATGGACTGGCTGGGCCTGAACTACGACGAAGGCCCGGTCTACCAGACCCAGCGCATCGAACGGTATCGCGAGGTCGCCGAGCAATTGGTGGCGGCGGGCAAGGCGTACTACGCCTACGAGACGCGCGAGGAACTGGACGCTATGCGCGAGGCCGCGATGGCCAAGCAGGAGAAGCCGCGCTACAACGGCGCCGCACGCGAGCAGAACCTGCCGCGTCGCGACGATCCGAACCGCGTAATCCGCTTCAAGAATCCGCTCGACGGCGTGGTCGCCTTCGACGACCTGATCAAGGGCCGCATCGAGATCGCCAACAGCGAACTCGACGACATGGTGATCTTCCGCCCCGATGGCTACCCGACCTACAACTTCGCCGTGGTGGTGGACGACTGGGACATGGGCATCACCGAGGTGATCCGCGGCGACGACCACATCAACAACACGCCGCGCCAGATCAACATCTACGAAGCGCTCGGCGCGCCGGTGCCCAAGTTCGCGCACATGCCGATGATCCTGGACGAGGAGGGCGCCAAGCTGTCCAAGCGCACCGGCGCGGCCGACGTGATGCAGTACAGGGACGCCGGCTACCTGCCGCATGCGCTGATCAACTACCTGGCGCGCCTGGGCTGGTCGCACGGCGACCAGGAGCTGTTCTCGCGGCAGGAGCTGATCGATCTGTTCGACGTCAAGGACGTGAACTCCAAGGCCGCGCGCCTGGACATGGCCAAGCTGGGCTGGGTGAACCAGCACTACCTGAAGACCGATGCGCCGGCGGACATCGCGCCGCACCTGGTCTACCAGTTGCAGAAGCTGGGCGTCGATCTCGCCGCAGGTCCTGCGCCGGCCGATGTGGTGGTCGCGCTGCGCGACCGCGTGCAGACGCTGAAGGACATGGCCGAAAAGGCGGTGGTCTGGTACCAGCCGCTGACGACGTACGACGATGCGGCCGTGGCCAAGCATCTGGGCGCGGCGGCCCGGGCCCCGCTGGCGAAGGCCCGCGAGTCTCTGGCGGCGCTGGCGGAATGGAGTGCCGAAAGCGTCTCGACGGCACTGCACGAGGCGGCCGCGGCACTGGAACTGGGCATGGGCAAGGTGGCGCAGCCGCTGCGCGTGGCCATCACCGGCACCCAGGTCAGCCCCGACATTTCGCAGACCGTCTACCTCGCCGGTCGCGACGAAGCCTTGAAACGCATCGATGCCGCACTCATCAAGTGCGGTACGGTCGCCTGA
- the lpxH gene encoding UDP-2,3-diacylglucosamine diphosphatase, which produces MTTLFISDLHLDPERPAVTELFGAFMQGEARTADALYILGDLFEAWVGDDDPSDTGAYVAARIREVADAGVPVCFIRGNRDFLLGDAFARRAGMRILPDPAVVMLYGKPVLLMHGDLLCTGDTAYQAFRAQTRNPAWQAQFLSQPLAARLAFAAQARAASAAHQGGMKQDNQASFETLTDVTPSAVEATLAQFGIDTLIHGHTHRPALHDLTVGDRACRRIVLGDWYEQGSVLRVEPDRMMLERLCPL; this is translated from the coding sequence ATGACCACGCTCTTCATTTCTGACCTGCACCTCGATCCAGAACGCCCGGCCGTGACCGAGTTGTTCGGCGCGTTCATGCAAGGGGAAGCCCGCACGGCCGACGCGCTGTACATCCTGGGCGACCTGTTCGAGGCCTGGGTCGGCGACGACGATCCCTCGGACACCGGCGCCTACGTCGCCGCCCGCATCCGCGAGGTGGCCGATGCCGGCGTGCCGGTGTGCTTCATTCGCGGCAACCGGGATTTCCTGCTCGGCGACGCGTTCGCCCGCCGCGCCGGCATGCGCATCCTGCCCGACCCGGCCGTCGTCATGCTGTACGGCAAGCCGGTGCTGCTGATGCATGGCGACCTGCTGTGCACCGGCGACACGGCCTACCAGGCGTTCCGGGCGCAGACGCGGAATCCCGCATGGCAGGCGCAGTTCCTGTCGCAGCCCCTGGCCGCGCGGCTCGCGTTCGCGGCGCAGGCGCGTGCCGCCAGCGCCGCGCACCAGGGCGGCATGAAGCAGGACAACCAGGCCTCGTTCGAGACGCTCACCGACGTGACGCCGTCGGCCGTGGAGGCGACGCTGGCGCAGTTCGGTATCGACACGCTGATCCACGGTCACACGCATCGGCCTGCCCTCCACGATCTCACGGTCGGTGATCGTGCGTGCCGGCGCATCGTGCTGGGTGACTGGTACGAGCAGGGCTCGGTGCTGCGCGTGGAGCCGGATAGGATGATGCTCGAGCGACTGTGTCCGTTGTAG
- a CDS encoding ferritin-like domain-containing protein, producing MTTLFEAARVCLDAADVDAKVALTQGYAAAFARGELDIPEDAPPPAPIRAPGRPPKPALVHPRDLPRRGLGSVQGRAAFLHAIAHIELNAIDLAWDAAYRFRGLPHDFYADWVGVAHDESRHFVLLRDRLRELGHEYGDFDAHNGLWEMTEKTAHDGLARMALVPRVLEARGLDVTPGMIVKLRELGDDATVAILDLILREEVAHVAAGSRWYRWYCAQRGIEPRARFRELLKQYAGGYLHGPFNIEARLLAGFDEDELAALQAQTL from the coding sequence ATGACGACGTTGTTCGAGGCCGCCCGCGTCTGCCTGGATGCGGCCGACGTCGATGCGAAGGTCGCGCTGACGCAGGGTTACGCTGCGGCGTTCGCACGCGGCGAACTCGACATCCCCGAAGACGCACCGCCTCCAGCGCCCATCCGCGCGCCTGGCCGGCCGCCGAAGCCGGCGCTGGTGCATCCGCGCGATCTGCCGCGGCGCGGATTGGGCAGCGTGCAGGGCAGGGCGGCCTTCCTCCACGCCATCGCGCACATCGAACTCAACGCCATCGATCTGGCCTGGGATGCGGCCTACCGCTTCCGTGGGCTGCCGCACGATTTCTACGCCGACTGGGTGGGCGTGGCCCACGACGAGTCGCGCCACTTCGTGCTGCTGCGCGACCGCCTGCGCGAACTTGGCCACGAGTACGGCGACTTCGATGCGCACAACGGCCTGTGGGAGATGACCGAGAAGACCGCGCACGACGGCCTGGCACGGATGGCGCTGGTACCGCGGGTGCTGGAGGCGCGCGGCCTGGACGTCACGCCGGGCATGATCGTCAAGCTGCGCGAACTCGGCGACGACGCCACCGTGGCCATCCTGGACCTGATCCTGCGCGAGGAAGTCGCGCATGTCGCGGCCGGTTCGCGCTGGTACCGCTGGTACTGCGCACAAAGGGGCATCGAACCGCGTGCCCGCTTCCGCGAACTGCTGAAGCAATACGCCGGCGGTTACCTGCATGGGCCGTTCAATATCGAGGCGCGTCTGTTGGCGGGTTTCGATGAGGATGAGCTGGCGGCGCTGCAGGCGCAGACGTTGTAG